The Pseudomonas sp. Marseille-Q3773 DNA window ACGGCGAGGTGTACATGATCGGTTCCTACGTGGCTTTCATCGCCCTGGCGGGCCTGGCCATGATGGGTATCCATTCGCTGCCGATCCTGATGACCGTCGCCTTCGTCGCGACGATCTTCGTTACCAGCGCCTATGGCTACAGCATCGAACGGGTTGCCTACCGCCCCCTGCGCAACAGCAACCGCCTGATCCCGCTGATTTCCGCCATCGGCATGTCGATCTTCCTGCAGAACACTGTCTTGCTGTCGCAGGACTCCAAGGACAAGTCCATCCCCAACCTGATCCCCGGAAGCTTCTCGTTCGGGCCAGGCGGTGCTGAAGAAGTCCTGATCAGCTACATGCAGATCCTGGTGTTCGTGGTCACTCTGGTGGCCATGACCTGCCTCACCCTGTTCATCTCCCGTTCCCGCCTGGGCCGCGCCTGCCGCGCCTGTGCCGAGGACATCAAGATGGCCAACCTGCTGGGCATCAACACCAACAACATCATCGCCCTCACCTTCGTCATCGGCGCCGCCCTGGCGGCGGTGGCGGCCGTGCTGCTGAGCATGCAGTACGGGGTGATCAACCCCAACGCCGGTTTCCTGGTAGGCCTGAAGGCCTTCACCGCGGCGGTGCTGGGTGGCATCGGCAGCATCCCGGGCGCCATGCTCGGCGGGCTGGTGCTAGGTGTGGCCGAGGCGTTCGGTGCCGATATCTTCGGCGACCAGTACAAGGACGTGGTGGCATTCGGCTTGTTGGTTCTTGTCCTGCTATTCCGGCCGACCGGCATCCTGGGCCGCCCGGAGGTTGAAAAAGTATGAACAGAAATCTCAAACAGGCGTTCTTCAGCGCCTTGCTGGTCTGGGCCGTGGCCTTCCCGGTGCTGGGCCTGAAACTGAGCATCGACGGCATCAGCCTGGCGGTGCACAGCCAAGGTTCGTTCACCATCAGTATCATCGCCGTGTGTTCGGTGTTGATGTTCCTGCGCGTGCTGTTCGACAGGCAGTGGAGCGCGGTGATGGGCCGCCGTTCGGATCGCAAGCTGATCCCGCCGGCCGTCAGCAACTACCTGACCCTGCCGAAGACCCAGCGCTACGTCATCCTGGGCCTGATCGTCGCAGCGCTGGTGTGGCCGTTCTTCGGTTCGCGCGGTGCGGTCGACATTGCCACGCTGATCCTGATCTACGTGTTGCTGGGCCTGGGCCTGAACATCGTGGTCGGCCTGGCGGGCCTGCTCGACCTCGGCTACGTCGGCTTCTATGCAGTCGGCGCCTACAGCTACGCGATGCTCTCGCACTACCTGGGCTGGAGCTTCTGGGTGTGCCTGCCGATCGCCGGCCTGATGGCCGCTACCTTCGGCTTCCTGCTCGGCTTCCCGGTGCTGCGCCTGCGCGGTGACTACCTGGCGATCGTGACCCTCGGTTTCGGCGAGATCATCCGCCTGTTCCTGCGTAACCTCACCGACTGGACCGGCGGCCCCAACGGCATCAGCAACATCCCCAAGCCGGAGTTCTTCGGCCTGACCTTCGAACGCCGTGCCGCCGAGGGCATGCAGACCTTCCATGAGTTCTTCGGGCTGGAATACAACTCGATCAACAAGGTCATCTTCCTCTACCTGGTGGCCCTGCTGCTGGCCCTGCTGGCACTGTTCGTGATCAACCGCCTGCTGCGCATGCCGATCGGCCGCGCCTGGGAAGCCCTGCGCGAAGACGAGATCGCCTGCCGTGCGTTGGGCCTGAACCCGACCGTGATCAAGCTTTCGGCGTTCACCCTGGGTGCCTGCTTCGCCGGTTTCGCCGGCAGCTTCTTCGCCGCGCGCCAAGGCCTGGTGACGCCGGAGTCATTCACCTTCATCGAGTCGGCGATCATCCTCGCCATCGTCGTGCTCGGCGGCATGGGTTCACAGCTGGGCGTGATTCTCGCGGCCATCGTGATGATCCTGCTGCCAGAGCT harbors:
- the livH gene encoding high-affinity branched-chain amino acid ABC transporter permease LivH, with product MPEIYHFFQQLVNGLTIGSTYALIAIGYTMVYGIIGMINFAHGEVYMIGSYVAFIALAGLAMMGIHSLPILMTVAFVATIFVTSAYGYSIERVAYRPLRNSNRLIPLISAIGMSIFLQNTVLLSQDSKDKSIPNLIPGSFSFGPGGAEEVLISYMQILVFVVTLVAMTCLTLFISRSRLGRACRACAEDIKMANLLGINTNNIIALTFVIGAALAAVAAVLLSMQYGVINPNAGFLVGLKAFTAAVLGGIGSIPGAMLGGLVLGVAEAFGADIFGDQYKDVVAFGLLVLVLLFRPTGILGRPEVEKV
- a CDS encoding high-affinity branched-chain amino acid ABC transporter permease LivM; translated protein: MNRNLKQAFFSALLVWAVAFPVLGLKLSIDGISLAVHSQGSFTISIIAVCSVLMFLRVLFDRQWSAVMGRRSDRKLIPPAVSNYLTLPKTQRYVILGLIVAALVWPFFGSRGAVDIATLILIYVLLGLGLNIVVGLAGLLDLGYVGFYAVGAYSYAMLSHYLGWSFWVCLPIAGLMAATFGFLLGFPVLRLRGDYLAIVTLGFGEIIRLFLRNLTDWTGGPNGISNIPKPEFFGLTFERRAAEGMQTFHEFFGLEYNSINKVIFLYLVALLLALLALFVINRLLRMPIGRAWEALREDEIACRALGLNPTVIKLSAFTLGACFAGFAGSFFAARQGLVTPESFTFIESAIILAIVVLGGMGSQLGVILAAIVMILLPELMREFSEYRMLMFGALMVLMMIWRPQGLLPMQRPHMELHR